A DNA window from Ranitomeya imitator isolate aRanImi1 chromosome 2, aRanImi1.pri, whole genome shotgun sequence contains the following coding sequences:
- the LOC138667736 gene encoding uncharacterized protein: MWTRSWLQKRSTLSHMGLIRELRDNNPHDFRNYLRMSEESFKIILSAVTPLIQRCDTPMRAAVPVEERLAVTLRFLATGRSLQDLQFSAAVSRPFLSVVIPETCEAIVQSLRHYMEFPKTADDWKRIASDFDELWQFPNCGGALDGKHVRITQPANSGSFFFNYKGYFSVILMALVNANYEFVDVDVGMNGRVSDGGVFEHSSFGESLRNNEQLLPLNEDTKANLNFVFIADEAFPLHPHLLKPFAQRTLTPERRIFNYRLSRARRVVENAFGIMANRFRVFHTAINLKLPSIDFVVLACCVLHNFLRRHDTSSYSPPSFIDAVDARTGDIVPGEWRTQPDNFTALQALGSGRQADDARDCREKYCQYFNGSGAVPWQDRAV; this comes from the exons atgtggacccggagctggctgcagaaaagatccacattgtcacacatgggtctcataagagagttacgtgacaataaccctcatgatttccgaaactaccttcggatgtccgaggaatccttcaaaataatactgtctgctgttacgccactcatacaaaggtgtgatacgccgatgcgtgcagccgtgcccgtggaggaaaggttggcggtgacactgcggttcctggcaacaggaaggtctcttcaggatttgcagttttccgccgctgtttccagacctttcctgagcgttgtgattccggagacatgcgaggccattgtgcagagcttaaggcattatatggag tttcccaagacggcggatgactggaagaggattgcttccgattttgatgagctgtggcagtttccaaactgcggtggtgcattagatggaaagcatgtgcgcatcacgcaaccagccaactctggatccttttttttcaactacaaaggatatttcagtgtgatcctcatggcccttgtcaatgcgaactatgagtttgtcgatgtggatgttggcatgaatggtcgagtctccgacggtggtgtttttgaacactcttcatttggggaaagcttgaggaacaatgaacagctgttgccactaaatgaagacacaaaagcaaacctaaattttgtcttcatcgctgatgaagctttccctcttcatccacatttgctgaagccatttgcacagagaacactcacaccggagcgcagaatctttaattaccggttgtcgagggcccgtcgtgtggttgaaaatgcctttgggattatggcaaatcggtttagagtgttccacacagctatcaacttgaagctgccgtctatagactttgtggttttggcatgctgtgtgctccataatttcctgagacgtcatgatacgagctcctattctcctccttcgtttattgatgcagtggacgcaagaaccggagatattgtgcccggggaatggcgtacacaacctgataattttacagctcttcaagcacttggatctggcagacaggcagacgatgcaagggactgtcgcgaaaaatactgtcagtactttaatggttctggagctgtaccctggcaggatcgcgccgtataa